Genomic DNA from Fimbriimonas ginsengisoli Gsoil 348:
AAACAGGTCGTTCGAGCGCCGTTCGATAACGCCATTCTCGGAACCGCCGCCGAAGGTGGTCTAAGTGAACTCAAGGCCTGCGTCGACGCCGCCCACAGTGCGTACCAGTCCTGGCGCGAATCCCCCCGCCACCTTCGACAAGCCCTGCTGAGGCGGATCGCCGCGCTCGTTCGAGAGCGGGAAGCCGAGCTCGTAGAGCTGCTCACCCTAGAGGTCGGCAAGCCGATCGTCTGGAGCCGCGGCGAGGTCGCCCGGTTGGCGCTAACCTTCGACTACGCCGCCGACATCCTCGGCACTTATGGCCTTGAAGCGATTCCCGTCGATACCGATGCCCGCGGCGAAGGTTTACGATGCACCGTCGAACGGTTTCCGATTGGCGTGATCTTCTGCATCGTCCCCTACAACTGGCCCTACAATCTCACCGCCCACAAATTGGCCCCCGCGTTGGCATCGGGCAACACGGTGGTCGTAAAGCCCTCGCCCCTGGCCCCACTCTCGACGCTCACATTGATGCGGTTGATTCATGAAGCCGGATGTCCTCCCGGGGTGGTCAACGCTTGGAACGGGCCACCCGCTCTTGCGCAGAGGCTTCTGGTCGAGGACCCTCGCATCCGGATGCTCAGCTTTACCGGGTCTGTCGCGGTAGGTTGGAAGCTCAAAGAATTACTGCCTGATCGGCGCGTTCTCCTCGAGCTCGGCGGCGACGCGTCGGCGATCGTGCACGGAGATGCCGACCTGGAGTGGGCGGCGGCAAGATCGATTGCCGGTGGATTCGGTTACGCGGGCCAGATCTGCATCTCTATCCAGCACGTTCTCGTTCAGTCGTCGATCTACGACGCAATGCGGTCCCGGCTCATCGCGGCGACCGAGTCTTGCCGTTACGGGGAGCCGCTCGACGAAGCCACCGTCTGCGGTCCGATGATCTCGAACGAGGCCGCCGACCGGGTTCAACAAATGATCGACGAAGCCGTCGGCGCCGGGGCTACGATAATCGCCGGGGGCGGCCGACAGGGTCGTTTGCTCCGGCCCGTCTTGCTAGAAAACGTGCAACCCGGCACTCGGCTCGCCCACGAAGAAGTCTTCGGCCCGGTCTTAACGCTGTCTCGATACGAGACCATCGACGAAGCCATCGTTCGAGTCAACGAGTCTCCCTACGGGATTCAAACGGGAATCTTCACCCATAGCCTCGCCGTTGCGGAACGGGCATTTCGGCGATTGGACGTCGGCGGGGTGATCGTCAACGATTACCCCACCCTCAGGTTCGACAATATGCCATACGGGGGAAATAAGCGAAGCGGGTTCGGGCGGGAGGGAGTCCGCTACGCGATGGATGAAATGACGGAATCCAAAACGATGCTCGTGCGCCCGAGGTGAACCTCTGAAACCGCTCCGCCAAGCGCCTCGGCGGGAATAACCGTCGAAAGGCGGCCATTGATGATTCTCATCTCGATCGCGCCTTCACGGGTGCGAGCAAGGCACAACTCTCCGGCCCTCACCGCGCTGAGGGCGCCGGCACATAGTTCTTGAAGAGCGCCCGCACTCGCAAATCCTTGCCACTCGGCCTCACCCAGCGAGCCTTGAACGACGATCGCAATAAGATCGTATTGGGCAGCGGAAATTGTCACCGTCCGAGCGGAGGAAGAGGTCGAACCCCTTACGGAAACCGTAGCAAGGAACGATTTGACGATGGATATATCATGGGTCGCTCCGTCCTCCGAAGCAAGTTATCCGTTCATGGTAGCGGAAACATGTCACTGCGCTTCTACGGAGCGCGTCACTCGAAAGGGTTACCCATGAGAGTGGACATACAAACCGAGGCGGTTTGGGAGAGAATGTGTCCACGCAGGAAAACTCGGCAATTTCAGGGCGAAGTTAAGTTCGACTCAAGACGGCCTGCTAGAGTCAGATTCGCCTGATCGAATACTTTGCCAGAGAATTGCCATCTGGTGCATTTCCAGGTATTTATCCTGAGTCTTTTTCTATTTGCCTTCTCTCGCCAAAACAGCCGAACATTTTAACGTGGGCGACTAACTAAAACTGGTAAGTTCAGCTTGGACCGATGACAACATCATCTCTTTCCGTCCGTCCCTTTCATTCAGTGACGAAATTTCTTAAGCGCCGATCGTGCTCTCTTCTTGTCGGCGCAGCGGCGCTGATGCTCGCTTCCGGGGCGCTCGCTCAGTCTGCTTCCTCTACTCCAACCGGGAAAGGAACGAAGACTTACAACATTCCGTTGCTGCCGGAGGGCACCGCCTTTTCCCAGCCTACTAACCAGTGGTCCTACTTCTTCGAGTTGCGACCAGGCGTTCAGCTTACGGGCAACGAGTACGTAGAGCTGAACTACTCCTGCTCGCCCACTCTGGTCGAAGGGCTTGGCAGCCTCACGATCCTCCTCAATGGAACGCCCGTCGACAGCCGGAAGACCGGCGGCAAGGCGCCACAAGGCCAATGGCGCGTCACGCTGCCGCTGAAGCTGTTCAAGCAGGGCTTCAACGAACTTAAGATCGTGTCGCGACAGCGATCGACCGACGGACCTTGCCAAGACTTGGACAACCACGGCAACTGGATCCGCTTTAACGAGGGTAACCGGCTTCACCTGGAGCGCCGCGAGCCGATGGCTTTCCCGCTCTATTCGTACCCATTCCCGTTCCTCGACACTCTATCGACCGACGTAGTGCAGAGCCGGTGGGTCATTCCGAACGGAGCCGATCCGAGCCTCGTATCCGAAATGCTCGGCCTCGCCAGCGACTGGGGTGAGCTCG
This window encodes:
- a CDS encoding aldehyde dehydrogenase family protein, translated to MVHCELLIDGFFVGGPCDQSVGKQVVRAPFDNAILGTAAEGGLSELKACVDAAHSAYQSWRESPRHLRQALLRRIAALVREREAELVELLTLEVGKPIVWSRGEVARLALTFDYAADILGTYGLEAIPVDTDARGEGLRCTVERFPIGVIFCIVPYNWPYNLTAHKLAPALASGNTVVVKPSPLAPLSTLTLMRLIHEAGCPPGVVNAWNGPPALAQRLLVEDPRIRMLSFTGSVAVGWKLKELLPDRRVLLELGGDASAIVHGDADLEWAAARSIAGGFGYAGQICISIQHVLVQSSIYDAMRSRLIAATESCRYGEPLDEATVCGPMISNEAADRVQQMIDEAVGAGATIIAGGGRQGRLLRPVLLENVQPGTRLAHEEVFGPVLTLSRYETIDEAIVRVNESPYGIQTGIFTHSLAVAERAFRRLDVGGVIVNDYPTLRFDNMPYGGNKRSGFGREGVRYAMDEMTESKTMLVRPR